The genomic stretch ATCGCCACGCCTCGGTCACGCCGTTCGTTCGGCGCGTCCAGGGCGCGGCGGGAGGTGAACCTCAATGTCCCGCACCCCACTGCGCACCCTTCTGAGACAACCCGCCGCACGCGCGGCGCTACGCGTCGCCGTGCCGGCGGCCGGCCTCGCCCTGACACTCGCCCTCCCGGTCGCCGCGCACGCCGACCCCGGCGCCGCCGTCGACCTGGCGGCGAACTCGCTGCCCGCCGTCATCACCAACCTCCGCATGTGGATCATGGGGATCCTCGCCGCGCTCGCCACCCTCTTCCTCGTCCTGGCCGGCGTGTACTGGGCCACCGCGGGCGGTGACCCGTCCCAGGTCGAGAAAGCGAAGCTGGCCCTGCGCAACGCGCTGGTCGGCTACGGCCTGGCCGTCCTCGCGCCGGTCCTGCTGCAGGTCGTCCGAGGCATCGTCGGGGGCTGACCCATGACGGTGTGGATGCTCGACCAGATCCTCGGCTGGATGACCACCGCGGTCCTGGCGTGCCTCGACGCGATCTTCGACCTCATCACCGGTGTCCTACTCACCACCCCGAGAGTCACCGCGCTGCCGCAGGTGCAGGCGCTCACCGGCCGATCGGTGTGGATCGTGGACGC from Micromonospora craniellae encodes the following:
- a CDS encoding pilin, with protein sequence MSRTPLRTLLRQPAARAALRVAVPAAGLALTLALPVAAHADPGAAVDLAANSLPAVITNLRMWIMGILAALATLFLVLAGVYWATAGGDPSQVEKAKLALRNALVGYGLAVLAPVLLQVVRGIVGG